From the Cryptomeria japonica chromosome 2, Sugi_1.0, whole genome shotgun sequence genome, one window contains:
- the LOC131053783 gene encoding berberine bridge enzyme-like D-1, translated as MGIISLFVSLWLVNLGAVDALVEYSSQNATGEALISCLSGNGIQNVTFKSSSSSGNYYSLLEFSLQNLRFAEASVPKPYALIVPENRDQLHKSVQCSIQHGWQIVMRSGGHSYEGLSSTSQAPNFVIIDVMKLESVEVDMKSKTAWVESGATLGQLYSAIANKTSRYGFPAGVCPTIGVGGHMSGGGLGLLTRKYGISADHVINTLLVDADGRLVDRKGMGEDVFWALRGGGGGGWGVVVAWQIRLVKVPPKITAFNVYRTGSDNVTKLLERWQTVAPFAHEDLYIRVFVFGGSPINLTFNGMYLGSLSHLLKLVNEIFPEMGMVAADCNETDWIGSVIYTAVSNGYSADLRNRYLPSKSYFKNKSDFVTSRISASGLQGAWKIMEQKPGSIMIWAPMGGIMNRIPSNRVPFPHRAGYLYEIQYILNWDDATDDAVYVAWMRMFHEYMTPYVSKSPRAAYLNYVDLDLGHASVNGTSTVEQAKSWGEMYFGGNFLKLVHVKTKFDPNNIFKNAQSIPPLSRI; from the coding sequence ATGGGAATAATTAGTTTGTTTGTGTCGTTGTGGTTGGTAAATCTGGGAGCCGTAGATGCCCTTGTAGAATACTCATCACAAAATGCAACTGGAGAAGCGCTCATCTCATGTCTGAGTGGAAATGGTATCCAAAATGTGACGTTCAAAAGCTCGTCTTCATCAGGCAACTACTACTCGCTGCTCGAATTCTCTTTGCAGAATCTGCGCTTTGCGGAAGCAAGCGTGCCGAAGCCATACGCTTTGATTGTCCCGGAGAACAGAGACCAACTGCACAAGTCAGTGCAGTGCTCCATACAACACGGCTGGCAGATTGTGATGCGCAGTGGAGGACACAGCTATGAGGGTCTCTCCTCCACTTCTCAGGCCCCCAATTTCGTCATAATCGATGTCATGAAATTAGAAAGTGTTGAGGTAGATATGAAATCAAAGACGGCTTGGGTGGAGTCCGGTGCAACTTTGGGTCAACTCTACTCCGCCATCGCAAACAAGACTTCACGCTACGGTTTCCCTGCTGGAGTCTGCCCGACAATAGGCGTAGGCGGACATATGAGTGGAGGTGGGCTTGGGCTACTCACAAGGAAATATGGTATCTCTGCAGACCATGTTATAAATACCCTCCTTGTGGACGCCGATGGCAGATTGGTGGACAGAAAAGGCATGGGGGAAGATGTTTTCTGGGCCCTCCGAGGCGGCGGGGGAGGAGGCTGGGGTGTGGTTGTGGCCTGGCAGATAAGGCTTGTCAAAGTCCCTCCCAAAATCACTGCGTTCAATGTCTACAGAACGGGAAGCGATAACGTGACAAAGCTTCTGGAACGATGGCAAACTGTTGCACCTTTTGCCCACGAGGATCTGTATATCCGTGTCTTTGTGTTCGGAGGCAGTCCTATTAATCTTACATTCAATGGAATGTATTTGGGTTCATTATCTCACCTCCTCAAACTTGTAAATGAGATCTTTCCTGAGATGGGTATGGTCGCCGCCGATTGTAACGAGACAGATTGGATCGGCTCTGTCATCTACACTGCGGTGTCCAACGGATATTCAGCCGATCTCCGGAACAGATATCTTCCCAGTAAAAGCTACTTCAAAAATAAGTCTGATTTTGTAACAAGCCGTATCTCTGCATCAGGCCTGCAAGGAGCATGGAAGATTATGGAACAGAAGCCCGGCAGCATCATGATATGGGCTCCCATGGGAGGCATAATGAATCGGATACCCTCCAATCGGGTTCCCTTCCCGCATCGAGCAGGGTATTTATATGAAATACAGTATATACTCAACTGGGACGACGCTACCGACGATGCAGTGTATGTGGCTTGGATGCGAATGTTTCACGAATACATGACTCCTTATGTTTCCAAATCTCCCAGAGCTGCTTACCTCAACTACGTAGACCTTGACTTGGGTCATGCATCTGTTAATGGAACGTCCACCGTAGAACAGGCAAAATCGTGGGGTGAAATGTATTTTGGTGGGAATTTCCTCAAGCTGGTGCATGTCAAGACTAAATTTGACCCCAACAATATTTTCAAGAATGCTCAGAGCATTCCCCCACTCAGTCGCATTTGA